The stretch of DNA CGGTTTCTTTCATTTTGGGTACTGGGGATTGGGGACTGGGCACTGGGGACTGGGGGGAGGAGGTAGTTGGATTGTGTTTCTCACCTGCTACCCCTGCCCACACTCCTCTGCCTTTTCAACAAGCAATTAACGAATCTGAACGACTCAAAACCTTAAAATCTTCTTCATCTAAATCTACGGGTGTACCGCTACGAATTAGTTCGACAAAATCTTCATTAGGAACCATAAAGCACAAAGCATATAATCGTTCTTTTCCAGTATTTTCTATCAAATGAATTCCGGTTGGTGGCACGAGAATACTATCTCCCGCACGAATTGCAACTGTTTTTCCGTCACAAGTTGCTCTACCTTCTCCCTTAAGGACAAAAAACATTTCTACAGCTAAATTATGTCGATTG from Phormidium ambiguum IAM M-71 encodes:
- a CDS encoding cupin domain-containing protein — encoded protein: MDNRCVIPVIKCPRDYQAFRISPHDTNRLAIVFDPTTANFSLTLCVEIFDIGGKTPPNRHNLAVEMFFVLKGEGRATCDGKTVAIRAGDSILVPPTGIHLIENTGKERLYALCFMVPNEDFVELIRSGTPVDLDEEDFKVLSRSDSLIAC